The genome window ACTATAAAGTATGTCTTTGCCTATCGAAGGAAAATGCATAGATTTATGTTTACGAAATGAAGACTTAATTATATGGGTTTGGCATCTTCTAGGTTTCAGCGTTCTTCAAGTAATGGCGACAGATAAAGACCAAGGCGAAAATGGAGAGTTCACTTATCAACTCAATGATCAAGAAGGCGCTTTCTCTATAGATCCTAGAACGGGTTGGCTAACTGTTAGAAATcaggtatattttaaattattataacaaattctaaatcgaataattataattgaaataatatttgcaaaatatgcGTTCGGGTTTTGATCTATCTTTCCaccattgttaaatattttttaaataagaaattattatgatcTACTTACACTTaacaattaactttttttaagattttattacttttcagtCAGTCTTAGACAGAGAAGTCCACTCATCAATAAGAATGAAAGTATTCGCGAAAGAGAAAAATCCAAGCATAGTTGGAACCTTTTTAGATAAGCAGCGAGTCGCAAAATGGCGTCGGCAACCCACTACAACTAGAACACCAGTATCAAAGAACAAAACAACATACGTATTCCCAGACAAACTTGGtcctaaaaaagaaaacatagaaTATCTTGAAGATGAACTCATGTCTTATGTTAAAGTCGAAGTAACGTTACTAGATGCCAATGACAACAATCCAACATTCGTGCCGAGTAACTTATAcgaatttacaataaaatcaaatgctaAGGTTGGGTCTTTTATTGGTAAAGTGAAGGCTGTTGATCCTGATTTGGGGAGGAATGGTATGGTGCTGTATGATTTACAAAGAACTAGTAATTTGACAATTACGTCGCCTTCCAAGTAGATGCTGAGAGTGGCACTGTCAGTGTGGCTGAATCACCAATTGTTGAAGGGAGACATGCGCTATTTGTAGAAGCTTCGGATCAACCAGCTAATCCTAGTGAAAGGAGATATTCTTTGGCAGTTGTCACAATTGATGTTACGAGAGCAACAAAAGgtattacaattattgtttacaatatttcttCCAAGATTGCTCCAATTTTACTGAATTTCTTTTGACTAAAAAGAGCTCCCTAATGGCGAACAAACGTCAAGGCATAATGAGGAAGCTGAGCCATCATTCtgtttgacattgtgttaaCCGTAGAATCTCctcaaattaatgaataaacGGAAAACGAAAGTAACATTTTaatgagataaaataaaaaaaaaacatgttcatATTTGTAACTTTCATtggttttaaactattattatttccagGTAACAAACCAGACAGACCTGACTTCATTGGAGCTCCATACGAGTTCTGGGTTGGGTCAAATGTTGGCATTGGTACTAGCGTTGGTCAAATTCGTGTCAGTGATGCACTCGATAGAAGTGAGATATCATATGACTTGCTACATGGATATGAAGAAGGAGGTATGTATATTGTGTATACGCAAAACAagaattttttatcaataaaaaaattctaaaagtgGTAATTACCGAACATATTTTCCACCGACTGTATAAATAACCTTGATACACATACTGCAACTAACATGTAAAATTTCAAACTAAACTCGCCCACATCTTCAATAAGCCCACTGATCACACAATGCGTGGATACAAAAATATGACCCACAAAAAGAATATTAGATAAACTAAAGCGTGCGTGATCTGAATCAAATGgaatacttaaattatattctaaggatacttaaaatgatattaatgtAACGCTTAAGCTAACCTTGATCTCTTAGATACTTTGAAACCATTTTAGCTGTAATACATTTTGAATATCTTATATTTTACAGTGGTAATATTGGGATAGATCTACAAATAAAAGTACGtgggttataaataaaatgtggatgactaaataacctttaaatataaaaatatttagtagcaCATAACAGacttttaattcggcatcatttAGTTTCAATCGCATATTACTTGTCATCCAGGAGCCTCGTTAGTAAAACCCTTTATTATGGGATCATAAGTTAATGAATGACGTAAATTATGAAAAACTATTGAAGcctaaatattattgaattataatgtttCGGTTATCTTTGCCGCAGTACCGTTCGCAGTAGAAGAGAGATCTGGAGTGATCACTGTAATCGACGAGCTCAGTAAGTACGACCGGCCGATGTACGACTTCGAAGCTGTCGCTATGAGGGAAAACACCAACATCACAGTCACTACAAACGCCACTGTCCATGTTGTAGATGTTAATGATGAGAGAGGAGTTCTGTTGAggtacttataaattaattttgtatatacgaTTATAATTTCGTACTTATTTATTGGGTGTGTGAATGCTATGTTTATCTTATTTCTCGCGATAATGTTATGAATTGACGTCATATTGCGagatcttaataaaatatcttcaaaCATTCCATTTTGTTTCAGAGGAGCTCATTCTCCAATAGTATTCcatgttaaagaaaatatagcAGGAGCGACTGTAGGACAAATATTCCAACTAAACATAAGTTCTATATCAAACAACAGTTCCAGTAATATCAGATTTTTAATAGCCAACCAGCAGGACGTGACGGATGATATTGCTATAGGTATAGATATGTCTTTGTTGAAAGaactttactaatattaattaataccaaTTGCAAattttctatacaaataaatcaattttctaGTATTATTAATCAAAACCGAAGCTATCATACGTTTTGAActataatattacgtaaatttaaaaatacattaatattttttttaggccAAGACGGTACGATCTATGCCCAAAAACCTTTAGACAGAGAAACTAGAGACACATATAGAATGACAGTAATAGCGGAATTCAACAAGGGTGCCATATCCGGCGCTGGCATTTACCAAGTTACAATTTatgttgatgatgataatgataaccCGCCAGTATTCGACTCCACTGCGTATGAAggatttattaaagaaaactcGAAAAGAGGGACACAAGTTgatatgacaaataaaataatagctaaAGATGCAGATGAAGGACAAAACGCTTTATTTGCATATACAATAATTGGAGAAGGTCGAGAATTATTTGAAGTAGATGAGAATACTGGTGTTGTTACGTTTGTTGGCGATAATTTAGATCGAGAAGAAAAAAGTACATACGTACTTAAAATAGTAGCTAGGGATAGAGGAGGTTTGAGTTCTGAAGCACAACTTACTATAACTATAGTCGATGAAAATGATAACGTGCCgaaatttaatgaaatcattATTCCTCTGGGTGAAAATGTAGAATTAATTGAAGCCGATGAAAAcaattatgtgaaaatatacCACGAGAAAATCCGAATGAGACATCTGGTGAAGCTAAAGCTAAAGCTTTACCCAAAAATAAGTTTGCTTTAGACGTGGAAAATCTAGGTCCATTATTTATGGTTCCCGAAAATGTTGCCATAGGATCTACTATATTGAAACTTAACGCTATTGATAAAGATAGTGGTGTGAATGGCCAGCTAAGATACGATTTTGTATCTGAAGTTTACACCCCACCAAACGCTTTGCCATCAAATGCTGTTTTAGAAaagaaatactttgtaataaatgaaagacaCGGTAATGTGATTGTAGCAAGGTCATTGCCCCCAGAATCGGAGTTTAGGACTTAATATAACGGTTTTAGATGGAGGAGATCTAAGTGATAATATATCGATACGAGTTTACGTAAAGATGTTAACGATCACTTCCTATGTTCAAAAATCATGGTATAATTTCAATGTCGAGGAGGCACAGTATACCAGAAGAGTTCTAGGAAAGGTCGATGCCACAGACGCTGATTTTGGTCAAAACGCAAATTTAACTTACTTTTTGCAACCCACTAGTGAAGATTTGCCTTTCGAGATATCTCCTTTAAGTGGAGTCCTTAGTGTTAACGGAGAATTAGATAGAGAAAAGgaggataaatatatttttaccgtCGTGGCCAGAGATAATGGTCAAGAGAAGAAATTGTCATCTTCTGTCAGCGTAGAAGTTCAGGTCTTAGACATAAACGACAATGCTCCAAAATTCTTTggttttgatgaaatttcgAATGGAAACATCCAGAAGCTGATGAGCTATCCAATCACAACTTTGAATCAGTCATGATGATACCGGTATATAAAGCAACTTTGGAAGAAAATG of Manduca sexta isolate Smith_Timp_Sample1 unplaced genomic scaffold, JHU_Msex_v1.0 HiC_scaffold_2216, whole genome shotgun sequence contains these proteins:
- the LOC119192001 gene encoding LOW QUALITY PROTEIN: cadherin-89D-like (The sequence of the model RefSeq protein was modified relative to this genomic sequence to represent the inferred CDS: inserted 2 bases in 2 codons; deleted 4 bases in 3 codons) is translated as KNLSLQPVDKEEDAHLFTYRDLNRTHVSVVLAQSVDTLVDSDSPQNVVKFRLGCDFDAGDDLISAYLSVTVYIEDVNDNVPVFLDTPYHVTVDELTPTGLTIFRGIRAFDRDKPNTPNSDVQYSIISGDEEGHFALESSHKPALLLRKPLDYDDGDKEFRLGIMASDRGSPPRSSNTTVHIVVQDNDDLPPKFTLDVYRTQIPEFYPLLGKRIHRELLFPEPIRAFDQDIGVQAAVRYELLSGNERRLFALDSHNGSLFLEKEIDLEAETGLPGNTFVLQIQASQVDNPLKAAQARVEIEILDLNDNLPEFEVDFYNISIVENLPNGFSVLQVMATDKDQGENGEFTYQLNDQEGAFSIDPRTGWLTVRNQSVLDREVHSSIRMKVFAKEKNPSIVGTFLDKQRVAKWRRQPTTTRTPVSKNKTTYVFPDKLGPKKENIEYLEDELMSYVKVEVTLLDANDNNPTFVPSNLYEFTIKSNAKVGSFIGKVKAVDPDLGRNGMVLYDLQRTSNLTITSPXQVDAESGTVSVAESPIVEGRHALFVEASDQPANPSERRYSLAVVTIDVTRATKGNKPDRPDFIGAPYEFWVGSNVGIGTSVGQIRVSDALDRSEISYDLLHGYEEGVPFAVEERSGVITVIDELSKYDRPMYDFEAVAMRENTNITVTTNATVHVVDVNDERGVLLRGAHSPIVFHVKENIAGATVGQIFQLNISSISNNSSSNIRFLIANQQDVTDDIAIGQDGTIYAQKPLDRETRDTYRMTVIAEFNKGAISGAGIYQVTIYVDDDNDNPPVFDSTAYEGFIKENSKRGTQVDMTNKIIAKDADEGQNALFAYTIIGEGRELFEVDENTGVVTFVGDNLDREEKSTYVLKIVARDRGGLSSEAQLTITIVDENDNVPKFNEIIIPLGENVELIEADENNYXENIPRENPNETSGEAKAKALPKNKFALDVENLGPLFMVPENVAIGSTILKLNAIDKDSGVNGQLRYDFVSEVYTPPNALPSNAVLEKKYFVINERHGNVIVARSLPPESEFRLNITVLDGGDLSDNISIRVYVKMLTITSYVQKSWYNFNVEEAQYTRRVLGKVDATDADFGQNANLTYFLQPTSEDLPFEISPLSGVLSVNGELDREKEDKYIFTVVARDNGQEKKLSSSVSVEVQVLDINDNAPKFFGFDEIEWKHPEADELSNHNFESVMMIPVYKATLEENAPIGTTVTRVYANDSDFVGNGNGLILYSLPQRKNQINLFAIDSKEGIITTTGRLDYETQTVHNVTVASDLGPSLSSTAILMLTVTDVPDEQEVSDKPVFISRYYELEIEENVNTPVELVTLNLTEYYENFKMKYYIFNDNDPDIKRTFVIDPRNGTLYL